Proteins found in one Mesorhizobium sp. CAU 1732 genomic segment:
- a CDS encoding Fe(3+) ABC transporter substrate-binding protein yields MTFGNARSASVRLAAAALAAGIAYVPFAASAAEVVNIYSYRQPALIKPALDAFTAETGIQTEVLFLDKGLEDRIAAEGTNSPADVILTVDIARLNNVKDKGVTQALEDETVNANLPAEYRDPEGHWFGITKRARVLYASKDRVGDEPITYAELADPKWKGKICMRSGQHDYNLALFSAAIAHWGAEKTEEWMTGLKNNLARKPDGGDRPQAKAIAAGECDIALGNTYYVGLMQTNDKEPEEKEWANAIKVVFPTFENGGTHVNVSGIALAKNSPNRDNAVKLIQFLSSPEAQQIQAEQSYEYPVQPGLDASEVVQAFGELNADTLPLAEIAKNRKAASEMVDRVGVDDGPSS; encoded by the coding sequence ATGACTTTCGGAAACGCTCGATCCGCCAGCGTGCGTCTTGCCGCGGCTGCGCTTGCAGCGGGCATCGCTTACGTCCCCTTCGCGGCCTCCGCCGCTGAAGTCGTCAACATCTATTCCTATCGTCAGCCAGCCCTGATCAAGCCGGCACTCGATGCCTTCACCGCCGAAACCGGGATCCAGACCGAGGTTCTTTTCCTCGACAAGGGCCTGGAGGACCGCATCGCGGCCGAAGGCACCAATTCGCCGGCCGACGTGATCCTGACCGTCGACATCGCGCGCCTGAACAACGTCAAGGACAAGGGTGTCACGCAGGCACTCGAAGACGAGACCGTCAACGCCAACCTGCCCGCGGAATATCGTGACCCCGAAGGCCACTGGTTCGGTATCACCAAGCGCGCACGCGTCCTCTATGCATCGAAGGACCGTGTCGGGGACGAGCCGATTACCTATGCCGAACTCGCCGATCCGAAGTGGAAGGGCAAGATCTGCATGCGTTCCGGTCAGCACGACTACAATCTGGCGCTGTTCTCCGCGGCTATCGCGCATTGGGGAGCGGAGAAGACCGAAGAGTGGATGACCGGTCTCAAGAACAACCTCGCCCGCAAGCCCGATGGCGGCGACCGCCCGCAGGCCAAGGCAATCGCCGCCGGCGAGTGCGATATCGCGCTCGGCAACACCTATTACGTCGGCCTGATGCAGACCAACGACAAGGAGCCTGAGGAGAAGGAATGGGCGAACGCCATCAAGGTCGTGTTCCCGACCTTCGAGAATGGCGGCACGCACGTCAACGTCTCGGGCATCGCATTGGCGAAAAACTCGCCGAACCGCGACAATGCAGTGAAGCTCATCCAGTTCCTGTCCAGCCCGGAAGCCCAGCAGATCCAGGCCGAGCAGTCTTACGAGTATCCGGTACAGCCGGGCCTCGATGCATCGGAAGTGGTGCAGGCCTTCGGCGAACTCAACGCCGATACGCTGCCGCTCGCCGAAATTGCCAAGAACCGCAAGGCAGCCTCCGAAATGGTGGATCGCGTCGGCGTCGATGACGGCCCGTCGAGCTGA
- a CDS encoding PAS domain S-box protein gives MASGPYSFIDIAVLDDVRARFAAGDALAILTTDLDEVIWANGQGAALFGFGDIETVMGATPGLSFAARRQISAAPGFPDMGRDRAVAVRLATGMTSKAVLFLASGITLPDGEPAILLAVAAQRPVPLGETDIASRVIDGFEKAGYFAALLDEKALLTAASDGFADLGIEAKTLTRLVGEVAHEKSRLVKKLVPATSGLIPAGMARLTDDPALHLLIAVDEPIEESIPEDTLPVEHTAAISARSVDQQEEEPAPSDADLPERLDEDSRHDDTLGEGAHGPEISPAPHPWPDEGGLSVAADQPEQAGPPDEGEPEASDVVSDEQTPGDTRVPPPTPGDPDDWYFREHTAAGSIASTAPKNPSPREPHTTLQRSTPIRFVWRTDATGAISALSSEFTRAVGAEEADIVGRNFRDVATEFGLDPDGEIAGLLERRDTWSGRTVHWPVADAGVAVPVDLAALPVYSRDRVFEGFRGFGVARMGDARPVATAPHAVEPAGEHIAQNPSTDLVEPAEAENDSGDPFLGEVPVISIAERRERRSTDKVIRLAEHRQPQPPEKLRSPDRQLSPGERNAFEEIRARLRRDYEAANAAKAEQAEAADAVAESQPIEEPVKPTPGGAGDAQAPRVEELAGDERAQEAGAVIADDEHDAEALLQEEVPEEVYDEAHLRALDGTDEAENETSEPASDDLTDEPVVPGDDDESDDPLVATQPADAEPSAPPVAAPPIAVSGFLPSAFVSDAGRPRIDAELIAGLPMPLLVHAGDDLYFANREFLSLTGYASIDQIRREGGLDRLIVDGAPDTAADPADRKLRIRTLGGDEFPVDAHLQSIRWREGTALLLALRRVAPSPAPVVAAPAHQSVSDDGDMARSVEEMRTILDTATDGVVLIARDGTIRNISRPAEALFGFDSAEVEGKPFATLFAIESQRSARDYLNGLAENGVASVLNDGREVIGREAQGRFIPLFMSIGRLPGDSGYCAVVRDITQWKRAEEELTQARAQAERASSQKTEFLARVSHEIRTPLNAIIGFSELMIDEKFGPIGSDRYRDYLRDINRSGNHVLDLVNDLLDISKIEAGEQEMNYEAVSLNDTLAECVAMMQPQANRDRVIIRSSLASKLPEVVADLRSVRQIALNMLSNAIRYTQAGGQVIVSTAYEPSGDVVMRVRDTGIGMTLSEIDQALKPFKQINALKRGRHDGTGLGLPLTKAMVEANRARFSIASTPGEGTMVEIVFPSTRVLAD, from the coding sequence ATGGCGTCAGGCCCCTATTCCTTCATCGACATCGCCGTCCTCGACGACGTGCGCGCGCGTTTTGCCGCAGGCGATGCGTTGGCGATCCTCACGACCGATCTCGATGAAGTCATCTGGGCCAATGGACAGGGTGCCGCGCTTTTCGGATTTGGCGACATCGAGACGGTGATGGGCGCGACGCCCGGCCTGAGCTTCGCCGCGAGACGTCAGATTTCCGCCGCACCGGGGTTCCCCGACATGGGCCGCGACAGGGCGGTGGCCGTGCGGCTTGCAACGGGCATGACGAGCAAGGCCGTGCTGTTTCTGGCAAGCGGCATCACGCTTCCGGACGGCGAACCGGCAATCTTGCTCGCTGTCGCCGCACAGCGACCAGTGCCGCTCGGCGAAACCGACATTGCAAGCCGCGTCATCGACGGTTTTGAGAAAGCAGGCTACTTTGCGGCACTTCTGGACGAGAAGGCGCTCCTGACCGCCGCATCGGACGGGTTTGCCGACCTGGGGATCGAGGCAAAGACGCTGACGCGCCTCGTGGGCGAAGTCGCGCATGAGAAAAGCCGCCTCGTGAAGAAGCTGGTCCCGGCAACGAGCGGGCTGATCCCGGCCGGCATGGCGCGGCTGACGGACGACCCTGCGCTTCACCTGCTGATCGCGGTGGACGAGCCGATCGAAGAGTCGATTCCCGAGGACACCCTGCCGGTCGAGCACACCGCAGCCATCAGCGCGCGCAGCGTCGACCAGCAGGAAGAGGAGCCCGCGCCGTCCGATGCCGATCTGCCGGAACGGCTCGATGAAGACAGCCGCCACGACGACACGCTTGGCGAAGGCGCTCACGGCCCTGAGATTTCGCCCGCACCGCATCCCTGGCCAGACGAAGGCGGGCTGTCCGTAGCCGCCGATCAGCCGGAACAGGCCGGCCCGCCCGATGAGGGCGAGCCTGAAGCCAGCGACGTGGTTTCGGACGAACAGACACCGGGCGATACGCGGGTCCCGCCCCCTACCCCGGGCGATCCCGACGACTGGTATTTTCGCGAGCACACGGCGGCCGGATCGATCGCCTCGACGGCGCCTAAAAACCCGAGCCCTCGCGAGCCGCACACGACGCTCCAGCGCAGCACGCCGATCCGCTTCGTATGGCGCACCGATGCAACCGGTGCGATCAGCGCCTTGTCGAGCGAGTTCACCCGTGCGGTCGGCGCCGAGGAGGCCGACATCGTCGGCCGCAACTTCCGCGACGTAGCTACCGAGTTCGGTCTCGATCCCGACGGGGAAATCGCCGGTCTTCTCGAACGGCGCGACACATGGTCCGGCCGCACCGTGCATTGGCCCGTCGCGGATGCCGGCGTGGCGGTGCCCGTCGATCTCGCGGCCCTCCCCGTCTACAGCCGCGACCGGGTCTTCGAAGGCTTCCGGGGGTTCGGCGTCGCACGCATGGGCGATGCGAGGCCGGTCGCCACCGCCCCGCACGCCGTGGAGCCTGCCGGCGAGCACATAGCCCAAAACCCATCGACCGATCTGGTTGAACCCGCCGAGGCCGAAAACGACAGCGGCGACCCGTTCCTCGGCGAAGTTCCGGTGATCTCGATCGCCGAGCGCCGCGAGCGGCGATCGACCGACAAGGTCATTCGCCTGGCGGAACATCGCCAGCCGCAGCCGCCGGAAAAACTTCGGTCGCCCGACAGGCAGCTTTCGCCCGGCGAGCGCAACGCCTTCGAGGAAATCCGCGCCCGCCTGCGCCGCGACTATGAAGCGGCGAACGCCGCCAAGGCCGAGCAGGCTGAAGCCGCTGACGCTGTGGCCGAATCGCAGCCGATCGAGGAGCCCGTTAAACCGACGCCAGGGGGCGCCGGCGACGCGCAAGCGCCGCGGGTCGAAGAGCTGGCAGGCGACGAGAGGGCGCAGGAGGCGGGCGCCGTCATCGCGGATGACGAGCACGACGCCGAGGCGCTGTTGCAGGAGGAAGTGCCCGAGGAGGTCTATGACGAGGCCCACCTTCGCGCACTGGACGGCACCGACGAAGCAGAGAACGAAACCAGCGAGCCTGCTTCGGATGATTTGACCGACGAGCCGGTCGTCCCGGGAGACGATGACGAGAGTGACGATCCCCTCGTCGCGACGCAGCCGGCCGATGCCGAACCGTCCGCCCCGCCGGTCGCAGCACCGCCGATCGCGGTGTCCGGCTTCCTGCCCTCGGCCTTCGTTTCCGATGCCGGTCGGCCGCGCATCGATGCAGAACTGATCGCGGGCCTGCCGATGCCATTGTTGGTTCATGCCGGTGACGATCTCTATTTCGCAAACCGCGAATTCCTCAGCCTGACGGGCTATGCGAGCATCGACCAGATCAGACGCGAGGGCGGACTTGACCGGCTCATCGTCGATGGCGCGCCGGACACGGCGGCTGATCCGGCAGATCGCAAGCTGCGCATACGGACGCTGGGTGGCGACGAATTTCCGGTCGATGCGCATCTGCAGTCGATCCGCTGGCGGGAGGGCACCGCGCTGCTTCTGGCGCTGCGCCGCGTCGCGCCCTCGCCTGCCCCTGTCGTGGCGGCACCGGCACACCAGAGCGTGTCCGACGACGGCGACATGGCGCGCAGCGTCGAGGAGATGCGCACGATCCTCGACACCGCGACCGATGGCGTGGTGCTGATCGCGCGCGACGGGACGATCCGCAACATCAGCCGCCCGGCGGAAGCGTTGTTCGGCTTCGACAGCGCGGAGGTCGAGGGCAAGCCCTTCGCGACGCTGTTCGCGATCGAGAGCCAGCGCTCCGCACGCGATTATCTGAACGGTCTTGCCGAGAACGGCGTCGCGAGCGTCCTGAACGACGGGCGCGAGGTAATCGGCCGCGAGGCGCAGGGCCGGTTCATTCCGCTGTTCATGTCGATCGGTCGCCTGCCCGGCGACAGCGGCTATTGCGCCGTTGTGCGCGACATCACGCAGTGGAAGCGCGCCGAGGAAGAACTGACGCAGGCCCGCGCCCAGGCGGAACGCGCATCATCGCAGAAGACCGAATTTCTAGCACGCGTCAGCCACGAAATCCGCACGCCGCTCAACGCCATCATCGGGTTTTCCGAGCTGATGATCGACGAGAAGTTCGGGCCGATCGGGTCGGACCGGTATCGCGACTATCTGCGCGACATCAACCGCTCCGGCAACCATGTCCTCGATCTCGTCAACGACCTGCTCGACATTTCGAAGATCGAGGCGGGCGAGCAGGAGATGAACTACGAGGCGGTGTCGCTCAACGACACGCTCGCCGAATGTGTGGCGATGATGCAGCCGCAGGCGAACCGCGACCGCGTGATCATCCGGTCCAGTCTCGCCTCGAAGCTGCCGGAAGTCGTGGCCGATCTTCGCAGCGTGCGCCAGATCGCGCTCAACATGCTGTCCAACGCGATCCGCTACACGCAGGCCGGCGGACAGGTCATCGTCTCGACCGCCTACGAGCCCTCGGGCGACGTGGTGATGCGCGTGCGCGATACCGGTATCGGCATGACGCTGTCGGAGATCGACCAGGCGTTGAAGCCATTCAAGCAGATCAACGCGCTCAAGCGTGGCCGCCATGACGGAACCGGGCTCGGACTGCCTCTCACCAAGGCGATGGTCGAGGCCAACCGGGCGCGGTTTTCGATCGCGTCGACGCCGGGCGAAGGAACTATGGTCGAGATCGTATTCCCCTCCACACGCGTGCTGGCCGATTAA
- a CDS encoding phasin, with protein MTKAAPKTAETIEFPSFDAEKATDQFRAFAEKGVEQSKEAYSRIKTGAETTQKAMESTFENAKTVGSEMTLKSIAAMRANAEASFSHIEALVGVKSLSEFFELQTSFLRKSVETAVEQAKDFQAASTKAAEDVSKPMKDVFQTSIKELKVA; from the coding sequence ATGACCAAAGCAGCACCAAAGACCGCCGAGACCATCGAATTTCCGAGCTTCGACGCCGAAAAGGCGACCGACCAGTTCCGCGCTTTCGCAGAGAAGGGCGTCGAGCAGTCGAAGGAAGCCTACTCCAGGATCAAGACCGGTGCAGAGACCACGCAGAAGGCGATGGAATCGACCTTCGAGAATGCCAAGACCGTTGGCAGCGAGATGACGTTGAAGTCGATCGCCGCGATGCGCGCCAATGCCGAAGCCAGCTTCTCGCACATCGAAGCTCTGGTCGGCGTCAAGTCGCTCTCCGAATTCTTCGAACTGCAGACCTCGTTCCTGCGCAAGAGCGTCGAAACGGCCGTGGAGCAGGCGAAGGATTTCCAGGCGGCCTCGACCAAGGCAGCCGAAGACGTATCCAAGCCGATGAAGGACGTTTTCCAGACGTCGATCAAGGAACTCAAGGTCGCCTGA
- the xseA gene encoding exodeoxyribonuclease VII large subunit, with protein sequence MSDIFATDSRTNAAEFTVSEISGALKRAVEDQFGNVRVRGEISGYRGPHSSGHAYFALKDDRSRLEAVIWKGTMGRLKFRPEEGMEVIASGKLTTYPGSSKYQIVIDNLEPAGAGALMALLEERRRKLAAEGLFDADRKQLLPFMPRVIGVVTSPTGAVIRDIIHRITDRFPVHVIVWPVRVQGETTGVEVSNAVAGFNALDPLGPIPQPDILIVARGGGSLEDLWGFNDEAVVRAVAESHIPVISAVGHETDWTLIDHAADVRAPTPTGAAELAVPVRAELEATVSRLSARLKGCISRHADRKRQALRAAARALPSPDQLLAMPRRRFDEAASRLTRALDASTEAKRLRFKGVRLSPATLERRLSDLGRRVRRDGERLPGLFENIARRARARFDRDAGRVTPAALSRRIEASRQSLRALERQADRSLDVGVERRQARLHRSDIRLRIEPIIERVRGRRQRLDQASRLLDSVSYQSILKRGFALVTDASGDIVRRAEGIARGDGLSIEFADGKISAVVAGGEPPRPKPRPRDKPATEQGDLF encoded by the coding sequence ATGAGCGACATCTTCGCCACCGATTCGCGGACCAACGCCGCCGAATTCACCGTCTCCGAAATTTCGGGAGCGCTGAAGCGCGCCGTCGAGGATCAGTTCGGCAATGTCCGCGTGCGTGGCGAAATCTCCGGCTATCGCGGCCCGCACTCGTCGGGACATGCCTATTTCGCCCTCAAGGACGACCGCTCGCGTCTGGAAGCCGTGATCTGGAAAGGCACGATGGGGCGGCTGAAGTTCCGGCCGGAAGAAGGCATGGAGGTGATTGCGTCGGGCAAACTCACCACCTATCCGGGCTCGTCCAAATACCAGATCGTCATCGACAATCTGGAGCCGGCCGGTGCGGGCGCACTGATGGCGCTGCTCGAGGAACGCCGCCGCAAGCTCGCTGCCGAAGGCCTTTTCGATGCCGACCGGAAGCAGCTTCTGCCGTTCATGCCAAGGGTTATCGGCGTCGTTACCTCGCCCACCGGCGCGGTCATCCGCGACATCATCCACCGCATCACCGACCGCTTTCCGGTCCATGTCATCGTCTGGCCTGTGCGCGTGCAGGGTGAGACGACCGGCGTGGAGGTCTCGAACGCGGTCGCGGGCTTCAACGCGCTCGATCCGCTCGGCCCGATTCCACAGCCAGACATCCTGATCGTTGCACGCGGCGGCGGCAGTCTCGAGGATCTCTGGGGCTTCAACGACGAGGCAGTGGTACGCGCGGTCGCCGAATCGCACATCCCGGTCATCTCGGCGGTCGGCCACGAGACCGACTGGACGCTGATCGACCACGCGGCGGACGTCCGCGCGCCGACGCCAACGGGCGCAGCGGAACTTGCAGTGCCTGTCAGGGCGGAGCTCGAGGCCACCGTCTCGCGGCTCTCAGCGCGCCTCAAGGGCTGCATCTCGCGCCATGCCGACCGCAAGCGCCAGGCATTGCGTGCCGCCGCGCGCGCGCTCCCCTCGCCCGACCAGTTGCTTGCGATGCCGAGGCGCCGCTTCGACGAGGCCGCCAGCCGGTTGACCCGCGCGCTCGACGCCAGCACCGAGGCCAAGCGGCTTCGCTTCAAGGGCGTGAGACTGTCGCCCGCGACGCTGGAGCGACGGCTGAGCGATCTCGGGCGGCGCGTGCGGCGCGATGGCGAACGCCTGCCCGGACTGTTCGAAAACATCGCCAGACGCGCCCGCGCACGGTTCGACCGCGATGCGGGCCGCGTGACGCCGGCGGCGCTCTCGCGCAGGATCGAGGCGAGCCGGCAGAGCCTGCGCGCTTTGGAGCGGCAGGCCGACCGTTCACTCGACGTCGGCGTCGAGCGGCGGCAGGCACGCCTGCACCGCTCCGACATCCGGCTGCGCATCGAACCCATCATCGAGCGGGTGCGCGGCAGACGGCAACGGCTGGATCAGGCGTCACGCCTGCTGGACAGCGTCTCCTACCAGTCGATCCTGAAGCGCGGCTTCGCGCTGGTCACGGACGCGTCTGGCGACATCGTGCGACGCGCCGAGGGCATTGCGCGCGGAGACGGGCTGTCGATCGAGTTCGCAGACGGCAAGATTTCGGCAGTCGTGGCCGGCGGCGAGCCCCCGCGCCCGAAGCCCAGGCCGAGGGACAAGCCCGCGACGGAGCAAGGCGACCTCTTCTGA
- a CDS encoding LysR substrate-binding domain-containing protein, which yields MAQPLDLEQLHTFITIADTGSFTKAADEVHRTQSAVSMQMRRLEERLGKALFEKDGRTNRLTEEGERLLTYARRLLRLNRETLAAFDDTSLEGHIRIGTPDDYADRFLPEIMARFSRSNPRVELSVMCEPTVNLIDHLKRGHLDIAIVTHDRNSSEVVRREPLLWVTSANHSIHADDVLPLAVGRTSCMWRRAACDMLDQMGRDYRILFTSWSATVIIAAVLSGQAVSVLPECALRPGMRILGEADGFGALPDVRIGIMRGHSSQPEIVDALARHISDSLDNISIPTPEDAGQFDFAGIAYTRGKRLRPGQMLPGW from the coding sequence ATGGCCCAGCCGCTCGATCTGGAACAGTTGCATACGTTCATAACGATTGCCGACACGGGCAGCTTCACCAAGGCTGCCGACGAGGTGCATCGCACGCAGTCGGCGGTATCCATGCAGATGCGCCGGCTGGAGGAGAGGCTCGGCAAGGCTCTCTTCGAAAAGGATGGCCGCACCAACCGGCTGACCGAGGAAGGCGAACGTCTGCTGACCTACGCCCGGCGGTTGCTTCGTCTGAACCGGGAGACCCTGGCGGCATTCGACGACACGAGCCTCGAAGGCCATATCCGCATCGGCACGCCCGACGACTATGCGGACCGCTTCCTGCCCGAGATCATGGCGCGGTTCTCGCGCTCCAACCCGCGTGTCGAGCTCTCGGTGATGTGCGAACCGACCGTCAATCTGATCGATCATCTGAAGCGCGGGCACCTCGACATCGCGATCGTCACGCATGACCGCAATTCCTCTGAAGTCGTCCGCCGCGAACCGCTTCTGTGGGTCACGTCGGCGAACCATTCGATCCATGCGGACGACGTGCTGCCGCTTGCCGTCGGACGCACGAGTTGCATGTGGCGCCGCGCCGCGTGCGACATGCTCGACCAGATGGGGCGCGACTATCGCATCCTGTTCACGAGCTGGTCCGCGACAGTGATCATCGCCGCCGTCTTGTCCGGGCAGGCCGTCTCCGTGCTGCCCGAATGCGCGCTGCGGCCGGGCATGCGCATCCTCGGCGAGGCGGACGGTTTCGGCGCGCTGCCTGACGTGCGGATCGGCATCATGCGCGGACATTCGAGCCAGCCGGAAATCGTCGATGCGCTGGCACGGCACATTTCCGACAGCCTCGACAACATCTCGATCCCGACGCCTGAAGACGCCGGACAGTTCGATTTCGCCGGCATCGCGTACACTCGCGGCAAGCGCCTGCGGCCGGGCCAGATGCTGCCGGGGTGGTAA
- a CDS encoding DUF1127 domain-containing protein produces the protein MTALDHPTHAIAAETRTIVVVKRVANGLRSIFRAALGRRQVSRLGYLSDHELADIGLKRTDLAVALRSPFGIDPTARLSDFARERYLTEDGARRVC, from the coding sequence ATGACCGCCCTCGACCACCCCACGCATGCGATCGCTGCCGAGACGCGCACGATTGTCGTCGTGAAGCGCGTGGCAAACGGTCTTCGCTCGATTTTCCGTGCAGCACTCGGCCGTCGTCAAGTCAGCCGCCTTGGCTATCTGTCGGATCATGAACTGGCCGATATCGGCCTGAAGCGCACCGATCTCGCCGTCGCGCTCCGTTCGCCGTTCGGCATCGACCCCACCGCAAGGCTCAGCGATTTCGCCCGCGAACGCTACCTGACCGAGGATGGCGCGCGCAGGGTCTGCTGA
- a CDS encoding DUF937 domain-containing protein has translation MMPLFDMLTNAQNGNAMQQMARQYGLSQGQVQDAVEALMPAFSQGLKRNAADPYGVGSFLSALSSGQHAKYFDDASQAFSPQGVQEGNGILGHLFGSKELSRAVAAQAAQATGIGQETLKQMLPALATMIMGGLFKQSTGQVGAAGFGGQGNPLQDIIEQMMKQGGGLGMPQQAPRPEAPQPDLNQFDNPFGKILEGMFGGGQARQPTPQSPQTPYGDNPLGKIFEEMMRGGQRPASQPKAAPKPQPRTQPKSNPSGRARTPYDDLFGDMFEAGRKSQDNYQQGMESIFDQFLSGMKAPKR, from the coding sequence ATGATGCCCCTTTTCGACATGCTCACCAATGCGCAGAACGGCAACGCCATGCAGCAGATGGCGCGCCAATACGGCCTCTCGCAAGGGCAGGTGCAGGACGCCGTCGAGGCGCTGATGCCCGCCTTCAGCCAAGGGCTCAAGCGAAACGCCGCCGATCCCTATGGTGTCGGCTCCTTCCTGTCGGCGCTCTCGTCCGGCCAGCACGCGAAATACTTCGACGACGCCAGCCAGGCATTCTCGCCGCAAGGCGTACAGGAAGGGAACGGCATCCTCGGCCACCTCTTCGGTTCCAAGGAGCTTTCGCGCGCGGTGGCCGCGCAGGCGGCACAGGCAACGGGCATCGGCCAGGAAACCCTGAAGCAGATGCTTCCGGCGCTCGCCACCATGATCATGGGCGGACTGTTCAAGCAATCGACCGGCCAGGTCGGCGCCGCAGGGTTCGGCGGACAGGGCAATCCCCTGCAGGACATCATCGAACAGATGATGAAACAGGGCGGCGGCCTCGGCATGCCGCAGCAGGCGCCACGCCCCGAAGCGCCGCAGCCGGACCTGAACCAGTTCGACAACCCGTTCGGCAAGATACTCGAAGGCATGTTCGGCGGCGGGCAGGCGCGCCAGCCCACGCCGCAGTCGCCGCAAACTCCCTATGGCGACAACCCGCTCGGAAAGATCTTCGAGGAGATGATGCGCGGCGGGCAGCGGCCTGCGAGCCAACCCAAGGCTGCACCCAAGCCGCAACCGAGAACTCAACCCAAGTCCAATCCAAGCGGGCGGGCGCGCACGCCCTATGACGACCTTTTCGGCGACATGTTCGAGGCCGGGCGAAAGTCTCAGGATAATTATCAGCAGGGGATGGAATCGATTTTCGACCAATTCCTCAGCGGCATGAAAGCGCCGAAGCGCTGA
- a CDS encoding glutamate--cysteine ligase, giving the protein MARDTTDFRPIEGKDELVSWIAAGCKPKDEWRIGTEHEKFPFYVDGNAPVPYGGERGIKALLEGMQRVLGWEPIIDAGHVIGLVEPTGQGAISLEPGGQFELSGAPVETLHQTCREGNAHLAQLREIAEPLGIRFLGLGGSPKWTLAETPRMPKSRYDIMTAYMPKVGSQGLDMMYRTCTIQVNLDFESEADMRRKMQVSLKLQPLSTALFANSPFTEGKPNGLQSWRGDIWRDTDNQRSGMLDFCFRSDFGFADYVEWALDVPMYFLIREGRYYDVTHVTFRQFMDGALRKEIPEGLPTIGDWANHLSTLFPDVRMKRFLEMRGADGGPWRRICALPAFWVGLLYDSEALDAVEALTRDWTFEESLAMRDAVPAQGLVTPFRNRTLRDVARDVLEISRRGLTNRGRMNREGYDETGFLAPLEEAVARGTTSAEEMLKAYNTRWGGSIEPAFLEYAY; this is encoded by the coding sequence ATGGCGCGCGACACCACGGATTTTCGCCCGATCGAGGGCAAGGACGAACTGGTCTCGTGGATCGCCGCAGGCTGCAAGCCCAAGGACGAATGGCGCATCGGCACGGAACACGAGAAGTTTCCGTTCTACGTCGATGGCAACGCCCCTGTTCCCTATGGTGGCGAGCGCGGCATCAAGGCGCTTCTCGAAGGGATGCAGCGCGTTCTGGGCTGGGAGCCGATCATCGATGCGGGCCATGTCATCGGCCTCGTGGAGCCGACCGGTCAGGGCGCGATTTCGCTGGAACCCGGCGGGCAGTTCGAGCTTTCGGGCGCGCCGGTCGAGACGCTTCACCAGACGTGCCGCGAAGGCAACGCGCATCTTGCCCAGTTGCGCGAAATAGCCGAACCGCTCGGCATCCGCTTTCTCGGCCTTGGCGGCAGCCCGAAATGGACGCTGGCCGAGACGCCGCGCATGCCGAAGTCGCGCTACGACATCATGACCGCCTACATGCCGAAGGTCGGCAGCCAGGGCCTCGACATGATGTACCGGACCTGCACGATCCAGGTGAATCTCGATTTCGAAAGCGAAGCGGACATGCGCCGCAAGATGCAGGTCTCGCTGAAGCTGCAGCCGCTTTCGACCGCGCTGTTTGCGAATTCCCCCTTCACCGAAGGCAAGCCGAACGGCCTCCAGTCGTGGCGCGGCGACATCTGGCGCGACACGGACAATCAGCGTTCCGGCATGCTCGATTTCTGTTTCCGATCCGATTTCGGCTTCGCGGATTATGTCGAGTGGGCGCTCGACGTCCCGATGTATTTCCTGATCCGCGAGGGCCGCTACTACGACGTCACCCACGTCACCTTCCGGCAGTTCATGGACGGTGCGCTGCGCAAGGAGATTCCGGAAGGCCTGCCCACGATAGGCGACTGGGCCAACCATCTCTCGACGCTCTTCCCGGATGTGCGCATGAAGCGCTTCCTTGAAATGCGTGGCGCCGATGGCGGCCCGTGGCGGCGCATCTGCGCCCTCCCCGCATTCTGGGTCGGGCTGCTCTATGACAGCGAAGCGCTCGACGCCGTCGAGGCGCTGACCAGGGACTGGACCTTCGAGGAATCGCTCGCGATGCGCGACGCCGTGCCTGCGCAAGGTCTTGTCACGCCGTTCCGCAACCGCACTTTGCGCGACGTGGCACGCGACGTTCTGGAGATTTCACGCAGAGGCCTGACCAATCGCGGCAGAATGAACCGCGAAGGCTACGACGAGACGGGCTTCCTCGCGCCGCTCGAAGAAGCGGTCGCGCGCGGGACGACCAGCGCCGAAGAGATGCTCAAGGCCTACAACACCCGCTGGGGCGGGTCGATCGAGCCGGCCTTTCTCGAATACGCATATTGA